In the genome of Taurinivorans muris, one region contains:
- a CDS encoding hybrid sensor histidine kinase/response regulator, with protein sequence MHSSSKQILLSYRSHIIMLIIYSIITFFGYVLVRTSLINNFTKIGKEVANFYAMEEEKSFSIYKALLNRISLLIDNTSGLPDKESWMEDIFTKINISKFDQNLELYAVIDDKFITGRGWEHFKDPDYQNAEWYQKAAAASDEIIFTDVYIDNFTHLPTITIAKSMENSNDVIALDISAENYSPPAKSSFLPHNSNYYLFGVNGNLFYFENDLGLDTGEITEHAEDIYTKIKNQTLTTDRYIIDPHGIKKLIFYAKTNDNLLVIVTIPHDTLLHELNQLLVVTLFIIFTLFLITFINIYFAYKTNKKYENITKTITFLGNIYYAIFLVDTARGTFITIKYPEDLINDFNKSNDYNDLIDVAKKTMEKSVAVEFSNSFSLENILKVAEEGTDEFGGEFKRILGNDFEWISIRMFLEHIKDNNTAILCFKKITQEKEVQMRQYELLTSAVDNAKKSEKARTDFFARMSHDMRTPLNGIIGYTELGINHSTTMEETKDYLNKIKLSSHQLLELVNYILELSRIEKGNVDETKTKINIREIITHCVQPFHSLALTEIRKFSVQFDIQNEYILAPAFKLIQILNNLLSNAFKYSNKGDNISVLLKQLQSKKEDQKQIKYQLIVKDTGRGMTKEFLEKIFIPYQRETMFGAKDILGTGLGMPIVQNIVTSLNGEINIDSELNVGTKVSVVIPFDISEEVSAPKDMVKINTNEINLEGVTVLLVEDNKVNMEIAQKLLTFKGMTVEKAWNGEEAVEAFIHSEENHFDIILMDLQMPKLNGLEAAVQIRHSSHPNAKTVPIVAVSANAFTEDIARSLQAGMNDHISKPLDIATLYQTIYTHTSCKEKK encoded by the coding sequence ATGCATTCATCGTCCAAACAAATATTGCTGTCTTACCGTTCACACATCATCATGCTCATCATATACAGCATTATCACTTTTTTCGGCTATGTTTTGGTCCGTACAAGCCTTATTAACAATTTCACCAAAATCGGCAAGGAAGTTGCGAATTTTTACGCAATGGAAGAAGAAAAAAGCTTTTCCATTTACAAAGCGCTTCTTAACCGCATATCTCTTTTAATTGACAACACCTCCGGGCTTCCCGACAAAGAAAGCTGGATGGAAGATATATTCACAAAAATAAACATAAGCAAGTTTGACCAAAACCTGGAGCTTTACGCCGTTATCGATGATAAATTCATCACAGGCAGAGGGTGGGAACATTTCAAAGACCCCGATTACCAAAATGCGGAATGGTACCAAAAAGCGGCGGCAGCTTCGGATGAAATCATTTTTACCGATGTGTATATTGACAACTTCACCCATCTTCCCACTATCACCATTGCAAAATCGATGGAAAATTCCAATGACGTGATCGCTCTCGATATTTCCGCCGAAAATTACTCCCCTCCCGCAAAAAGTTCTTTTCTCCCCCATAACAGCAACTATTATCTTTTCGGGGTCAACGGAAACCTTTTTTATTTCGAAAATGATCTGGGACTGGACACCGGCGAGATCACGGAGCATGCGGAAGACATTTACACCAAGATAAAAAATCAAACGCTCACGACAGACCGTTACATCATCGACCCGCACGGAATAAAGAAACTTATCTTTTACGCCAAAACCAACGATAACCTACTCGTCATCGTCACCATTCCCCATGACACGCTTCTGCATGAACTCAATCAATTGCTCGTTGTCACTCTTTTTATCATATTCACCTTGTTCCTGATCACGTTCATCAATATTTATTTCGCATACAAAACAAACAAGAAATATGAGAACATCACGAAAACCATAACGTTCCTGGGCAATATTTATTATGCGATTTTCCTTGTGGACACCGCCCGCGGCACATTCATAACCATAAAGTATCCTGAAGATTTAATTAATGATTTCAACAAGTCAAATGATTATAACGACTTGATTGATGTTGCCAAAAAAACTATGGAAAAAAGTGTTGCGGTGGAATTCAGCAATTCATTCTCACTTGAAAACATCCTCAAAGTAGCGGAAGAAGGAACGGACGAATTCGGCGGAGAATTCAAACGTATTCTCGGCAATGATTTCGAATGGATTTCCATCCGCATGTTCCTTGAACATATCAAGGACAACAACACCGCCATTCTTTGCTTCAAAAAAATCACACAGGAAAAGGAAGTGCAGATGCGTCAATACGAACTGCTCACTTCCGCGGTGGATAACGCCAAAAAGAGCGAAAAAGCGCGCACCGACTTTTTCGCCCGCATGTCCCACGATATGCGCACGCCTTTAAACGGTATCATCGGCTATACGGAACTTGGCATCAACCACTCCACAACGATGGAAGAAACAAAAGACTACCTCAATAAAATCAAGCTTTCCAGCCACCAGCTTCTTGAGCTTGTGAACTATATTTTGGAGCTTTCCCGCATTGAAAAAGGTAATGTCGACGAAACGAAAACAAAAATCAATATCCGCGAAATCATCACCCATTGCGTTCAGCCTTTCCATTCACTCGCCCTTACGGAAATCAGAAAATTTTCCGTGCAGTTCGACATACAGAATGAATACATACTCGCCCCTGCGTTCAAACTCATTCAAATTCTCAACAACCTTTTATCCAACGCATTCAAATATTCCAACAAAGGAGACAATATCTCCGTTCTGCTCAAACAGCTGCAATCCAAAAAGGAAGACCAGAAGCAAATCAAATATCAGCTTATTGTCAAAGACACGGGCAGAGGCATGACCAAGGAATTTTTGGAAAAAATCTTCATTCCTTATCAGCGAGAAACCATGTTCGGAGCCAAGGATATTCTCGGCACGGGGCTTGGCATGCCCATAGTCCAGAATATCGTCACAAGCTTGAACGGTGAAATCAATATCGACAGCGAACTCAATGTGGGTACGAAAGTTTCCGTCGTCATCCCCTTTGATATTTCGGAAGAAGTCAGCGCCCCAAAAGACATGGTAAAAATCAATACAAATGAAATCAATTTGGAAGGCGTTACCGTTCTTCTTGTCGAAGATAACAAGGTAAATATGGAAATAGCCCAAAAACTGCTCACATTCAAAGGCATGACCGTTGAAAAGGCATGGAACGGCGAAGAAGCCGTCGAAGCGTTCATCCATTCCGAGGAAAACCACTTCGACATAATCCTTATGGACTTGCAAATGCCGAAACTCAATGGTTTGGAAGCAGCCGTGCAAATCAGGCATTCCAGCCATCCAAACGCCAAAACCGTTCCTATTGTCGCCGTTTCAGCAAACGCCTTTACAGAGGACATAGCAAGAAGTCTGCAAGCCGGCATGAACGACCATATCAGCAAACCTCTTGATATTGCGACGCTTTATCAAACCATTTACACCCACACGAGCTGCAAAGAGAAAAAATAG
- a CDS encoding TRAP transporter small permease: MLKNALKAFFDHFEGYLCQFLLVFFVLVVFMQIVLRQLNMSLIWTEEIACYAFIWFILFGACYATRLCALNRVTVQFMKAPQWVTNLFFFAMFRYVQQITTQKGRLYVRQPMCPVQLNCKQIIFNIVLVFAGRDGSMPYSVHGHTACQFALFVRCIFALYGKSAFAFHE; the protein is encoded by the coding sequence ATGCTTAAAAACGCTTTAAAAGCATTTTTTGACCATTTTGAAGGCTATTTGTGCCAATTTTTGCTTGTTTTCTTTGTCCTTGTCGTTTTTATGCAAATTGTTCTCAGACAGCTCAACATGTCTTTGATTTGGACGGAGGAAATTGCCTGCTACGCCTTTATCTGGTTCATTCTGTTCGGGGCTTGCTACGCAACCCGTCTTTGCGCTTTGAACCGTGTGACCGTTCAATTTATGAAAGCGCCGCAATGGGTGACCAATCTGTTTTTCTTTGCTATGTTTCGATATGTTCAGCAAATTACAACCCAAAAAGGCAGATTGTATGTAAGACAGCCGATGTGTCCCGTACAATTAAATTGCAAACAAATAATTTTTAACATTGTTCTTGTTTTTGCCGGGAGGGACGGGAGTATGCCGTATTCGGTTCACGGGCATACCGCATGTCAATTTGCCTTATTTGTGCGTTGCATTTTTGCGCTTTATGGAAAAAGTGCTTTCGCTTTCCATGAGTGA
- a CDS encoding ImmA/IrrE family metallo-endopeptidase, translating into MSFNPQEMAKDILLRYWDGSLPVNPVTIAKKLDLNVIYGGADLELSGSFDADSHTIFINEDDSLNKQRFTIAHEIGHAVLGHGSSPRTKIRYNQANFQLKEYEANLFAAELLMPIEAINYMIKQTEIGLKEMAEVFSVSSQALEIRLKRLGYLL; encoded by the coding sequence ATGAGTTTTAATCCGCAAGAAATGGCAAAAGACATTTTGCTCCGATATTGGGATGGTTCCTTGCCGGTTAATCCTGTCACCATTGCTAAGAAGCTTGATTTGAATGTTATTTACGGTGGAGCCGATTTGGAATTAAGCGGTTCTTTTGATGCAGACAGCCATACGATTTTCATCAATGAGGATGACAGTCTTAATAAACAGCGTTTCACTATTGCACATGAAATAGGACACGCAGTTTTAGGGCATGGTTCAAGTCCCAGAACAAAAATTCGTTACAATCAAGCCAATTTTCAACTAAAAGAATATGAAGCCAATCTTTTTGCGGCAGAACTGCTTATGCCAATAGAAGCTATCAATTATATGATTAAACAAACGGAAATTGGTCTGAAAGAAATGGCGGAAGTTTTTTCTGTTTCCAGTCAGGCATTGGAAATACGTCTTAAACGGTTGGGGTATTTATTATGA
- a CDS encoding TRAP transporter substrate-binding protein, with protein MKLKSLLSLAVAAMLAMPVMANAATYNMAVGDPEDSEQGYAANAFKKYVEEKSNGNIKIEVFFGSALGDESECFRNVQKGTLPFAVGGIANLVPFEKRLGLMTLPYLWKDLDEVVAGTTGKPAELLNSYATSAGFRLLCFTYTDFRYISNSRKPITKMADMQGLKFRVPQSAVLIASYKAFGGSPTPISWSETFTALQQGVVDGQCYGYIGFQAMKFNEANQKYLTEVHYTYQIQPLVISERVFRKMSAEDQALMVEAGKYAQDQVLAYQKNDGEKAKQALIEQGLVVSYLEDEDQWQKAAYEKVWPEMAEFVGGKDAINEYLKAMGKPEWNN; from the coding sequence ATGAAATTGAAAAGCCTTCTTTCTTTGGCCGTTGCTGCAATGCTCGCAATGCCTGTAATGGCTAACGCAGCAACTTACAACATGGCAGTCGGTGATCCTGAAGATTCTGAACAAGGTTACGCTGCTAACGCATTCAAAAAATATGTTGAAGAAAAATCCAATGGCAATATTAAAATTGAAGTTTTCTTTGGCTCTGCTTTAGGTGACGAATCCGAATGTTTCCGTAACGTACAAAAAGGAACCCTTCCTTTTGCAGTCGGCGGTATCGCTAACCTCGTTCCTTTTGAAAAAAGACTTGGTCTTATGACTCTTCCATACCTTTGGAAAGATCTTGACGAAGTTGTTGCCGGCACAACCGGAAAACCAGCAGAACTCTTGAACAGCTACGCTACAAGCGCAGGTTTCAGACTTCTTTGCTTCACTTACACGGACTTCCGTTATATTTCCAACAGCCGCAAACCAATCACCAAAATGGCTGATATGCAAGGCTTGAAATTCCGTGTTCCTCAATCTGCTGTTCTTATCGCTTCTTACAAAGCTTTCGGCGGCAGCCCGACCCCTATTTCCTGGTCTGAAACTTTCACCGCTTTGCAACAAGGCGTTGTTGACGGTCAATGCTATGGCTACATCGGTTTCCAAGCAATGAAATTCAACGAAGCTAACCAAAAATACTTGACAGAAGTTCACTATACCTATCAAATCCAACCTCTCGTAATCAGCGAACGCGTATTCCGCAAAATGAGCGCCGAAGATCAAGCTCTTATGGTTGAAGCAGGCAAGTACGCTCAAGACCAAGTATTGGCATACCAAAAGAATGACGGCGAAAAAGCTAAGCAAGCTCTTATCGAACAAGGTCTTGTCGTTTCTTATCTTGAAGACGAAGATCAATGGCAAAAAGCTGCTTACGAAAAAGTATGGCCTGAAATGGCTGAATTTGTTGGCGGTAAAGACGCTATCAACGAATACTTGAAAGCTATGGGCAAACCTGAATGGAATAACTAA
- a CDS encoding TRAP transporter large permease — MLEMTPGMIGAILFLVFFALLLIGSPIMVALGIATMSCFFLLGIDISIMIEKAFANLTAFPLMALPCFVLAGALMEAAGISKRLVHIAENIVGPIPGGLAISTALACVFFGAISGSGPATTAAVGMLMIPAMACRGYNKAYAAATTATAGGIGIIIPPSIPMVIYGVTGQQSIAKMFMAGIVPGFCIALSLSVAHYFLCRNLKTEGLAWSRAALRQATREGFWSIMAPVIILGGIYAGTFTPTEAAVVAIVYTVIVGVFIHKELTFKAFMNSLKTTSWLTGRVLVLVFTATAFGYLLTSYRLPIYIAEWMLNFTDNVYLVWAMVVVFLLFLGMFMETLAIIMLVTPVLLPLMTAFGVDPIHFGIVLICCCAVGFATPPLGENMFVASGISNESLEAISVKALPLVAINLIAIFIIVMVPQLSLWLPSLVE; from the coding sequence ATGCTAGAAATGACCCCAGGAATGATTGGAGCAATACTTTTTTTAGTATTTTTTGCTCTTTTGCTTATCGGCAGCCCCATCATGGTTGCCCTCGGTATTGCGACAATGTCTTGCTTCTTCCTGCTTGGCATTGACATCAGCATAATGATTGAAAAAGCTTTTGCGAACCTGACCGCTTTCCCGCTTATGGCACTGCCGTGCTTCGTGCTGGCTGGCGCGCTCATGGAGGCGGCGGGCATATCCAAACGGCTCGTGCACATTGCGGAAAACATCGTCGGACCTATCCCCGGCGGGCTTGCCATTTCAACGGCTTTGGCATGCGTGTTCTTCGGGGCTATTTCCGGTTCCGGACCTGCCACGACGGCGGCTGTCGGCATGCTCATGATTCCTGCCATGGCTTGCCGCGGTTACAATAAAGCGTATGCCGCCGCGACAACGGCGACGGCGGGCGGTATCGGTATCATCATTCCGCCAAGTATCCCGATGGTTATCTATGGCGTCACCGGACAGCAAAGTATCGCCAAAATGTTCATGGCGGGTATTGTTCCCGGATTTTGTATCGCCCTGTCTTTGAGTGTCGCTCATTATTTCCTTTGCCGTAACCTTAAAACCGAAGGGCTCGCCTGGTCCCGTGCCGCGTTAAGGCAGGCGACAAGAGAAGGCTTTTGGTCCATCATGGCTCCGGTCATCATTCTGGGCGGTATTTACGCCGGTACGTTCACACCGACGGAAGCAGCCGTTGTCGCCATTGTGTATACGGTGATTGTCGGCGTGTTCATCCATAAGGAACTGACGTTCAAAGCGTTCATGAACTCCTTGAAAACAACTTCATGGCTTACGGGCCGTGTGCTTGTTCTGGTGTTCACGGCAACCGCTTTCGGCTATCTGCTTACCTCTTACCGTCTGCCTATCTATATTGCGGAATGGATGCTCAATTTCACGGACAACGTCTATCTGGTCTGGGCTATGGTGGTCGTGTTCCTCTTGTTCCTCGGAATGTTCATGGAAACGCTTGCCATCATCATGCTTGTAACGCCGGTTCTCTTGCCGCTCATGACAGCGTTCGGCGTTGACCCTATCCATTTCGGTATCGTGCTGATTTGCTGCTGCGCAGTCGGCTTTGCTACACCGCCTCTTGGTGAGAACATGTTCGTCGCTTCCGGTATTTCAAACGAAAGTTTGGAAGCCATTTCCGTCAAGGCGCTGCCGCTCGTCGCCATCAACCTTATCGCTATTTTCATCATCGTCATGGTTCCGCAGCTTTCCTTATGGTTGCCAAGTCTGGTGGAATAG
- a CDS encoding TRAP transporter small permease: MLKNALKALFDHFESYLCQFLLVFFVLVVFMQIVLRQINMSLSWTEEIARYAFIWFILFGACYATRLCALNRVTVQFMKAPQWVTNLFLFVGDVIWIGFSLVMAYYGLLAVLDLREFPYYTPALDWDLGYVYLVFPLSFTLMAIRIVQVNVMKYILHIEIADPDQEAMEESKKALSKEVEEEC; the protein is encoded by the coding sequence ATGCTTAAAAACGCTTTAAAAGCACTTTTTGACCATTTTGAGAGTTATTTGTGTCAATTTTTGCTCGTTTTCTTTGTCCTTGTTGTTTTTATGCAAATTGTTCTCAGACAAATCAATATGTCTTTGAGCTGGACTGAAGAAATTGCCCGCTACGCCTTTATCTGGTTCATTCTGTTCGGGGCTTGCTACGCAACCCGTCTTTGCGCTTTGAACCGTGTGACCGTTCAATTTATGAAAGCGCCGCAATGGGTGACCAATCTGTTCTTATTTGTCGGTGACGTGATTTGGATAGGTTTTTCCCTTGTCATGGCGTATTACGGTTTGCTCGCCGTGCTTGATTTGAGGGAATTTCCTTATTACACTCCTGCTCTCGACTGGGATTTAGGCTATGTATACCTCGTGTTCCCATTGAGCTTTACCCTTATGGCGATCCGTATCGTGCAGGTGAACGTGATGAAATATATTTTGCATATTGAAATCGCCGACCCCGACCAAGAAGCTATGGAAGAAAGCAAGAAAGCGCTTTCTAAAGAGGTGGAAGAAGAATGCTAG
- the rlmN gene encoding 23S rRNA (adenine(2503)-C(2))-methyltransferase RlmN: MNTKINLNSLGYQELENFVTKELLLPKYRTAQLWNWIWAKNCTDFESMSDIAKKTRERLQEKAYLFRPAIEKVSKSKDGTTKFLLRLEDGELIETVLIPSIAKDGNGRVTQCLSTQVGCAMGCTFCSTGKLGFTRNMSMGEILGQVQTARHYLEDTHPERPIIRNLVFMGMGEPLLNFENLMKSLETLHHKKGLAFSARRITVSTCGIQKGLRELGESNLAYLAVSLHTPTQEKRAMLMPKASKWHLEDLLSALEKYTLHARERMTLEYLVIGGVNDTAEDAGELVKICSRLKAKLNLIPYNDTPNSPYKAPSPENLLQFEKKLWAKNITAIIRKSKGQDIEAACGQLRAEYEIAKNKG; encoded by the coding sequence ATGAATACCAAGATCAACCTCAACTCCCTTGGCTACCAAGAACTTGAGAATTTCGTAACAAAAGAGCTGCTTTTACCCAAATACAGAACCGCACAGCTTTGGAACTGGATTTGGGCGAAAAACTGCACGGATTTTGAAAGCATGTCGGACATCGCCAAAAAAACAAGGGAACGCCTGCAGGAAAAAGCCTATTTATTTCGCCCTGCTATCGAAAAAGTCAGCAAAAGCAAGGACGGCACGACAAAATTCCTGCTCAGGCTTGAAGACGGAGAACTCATTGAAACCGTCCTTATTCCGAGCATAGCCAAGGACGGAAACGGACGCGTGACCCAATGCCTTTCCACGCAGGTGGGCTGCGCCATGGGCTGCACGTTTTGCAGCACGGGAAAGCTCGGCTTCACCCGCAATATGAGCATGGGGGAAATCTTGGGGCAAGTGCAGACAGCCCGCCATTATCTGGAAGACACGCACCCCGAACGCCCCATTATCAGAAATTTGGTCTTCATGGGCATGGGCGAACCCTTGCTTAATTTTGAAAATTTGATGAAAAGTCTGGAAACGCTGCACCATAAAAAGGGGCTCGCCTTTTCCGCCCGCCGCATCACCGTTTCCACATGCGGCATACAAAAAGGCTTGCGGGAACTGGGCGAGAGCAACCTCGCCTATTTGGCGGTATCCCTGCACACTCCCACGCAGGAAAAACGCGCCATGCTCATGCCCAAAGCCTCCAAGTGGCATTTGGAAGATCTGCTTTCCGCTCTTGAAAAATACACCTTGCACGCAAGGGAACGCATGACGTTGGAATATCTTGTCATCGGCGGCGTCAACGACACCGCGGAAGACGCGGGGGAACTTGTCAAAATCTGTTCGCGCCTCAAAGCGAAACTCAATCTCATCCCTTACAATGACACGCCAAACTCCCCTTATAAGGCTCCCAGCCCTGAAAATCTTCTGCAATTTGAAAAAAAACTTTGGGCAAAAAACATTACCGCCATTATCCGCAAAAGCAAAGGACAAGACATTGAAGCCGCATGCGGACAACTGCGCGCCGAATATGAAATTGCCAAAAATAAAGGATAG
- a CDS encoding C-GCAxxG-C-C family protein — translation MNTRADFAKNKNAQGVNCAQAIALAYQDLVSVEPKYLYQMAEGFGGGMGQMQQTCGLLTGLYLIVGLLFSDGDMEKGQTKSVTYEKVRSLHHAFKQEFGAVDCLELLHGEKPGSKKCHDKFPRACKIFEAFLAQNNMEFPENPSFLLDKRN, via the coding sequence ATGAACACACGTGCTGATTTTGCAAAAAACAAGAACGCGCAGGGCGTCAACTGCGCGCAGGCTATCGCCCTCGCTTATCAGGATTTGGTCTCTGTCGAACCGAAATATCTTTATCAAATGGCGGAAGGTTTCGGCGGCGGCATGGGACAAATGCAGCAAACGTGCGGGCTCTTGACCGGGCTTTATCTTATTGTCGGGCTTCTTTTCAGCGACGGCGATATGGAAAAAGGGCAAACGAAATCCGTTACGTATGAAAAAGTACGCTCCCTGCACCACGCCTTCAAACAGGAATTCGGCGCTGTCGACTGTCTTGAACTTCTGCACGGTGAAAAACCCGGCTCAAAAAAATGCCATGACAAATTTCCCCGCGCCTGCAAAATCTTCGAGGCGTTTCTCGCCCAAAACAACATGGAATTTCCCGAAAATCCAAGTTTTCTTCTCGATAAACGGAACTGA
- a CDS encoding BPL-N domain-containing protein, translating into MLAVLWDASPLWGHLALNTVIQTGLPYEIVTAKECQENILKEKAFNVLIVPGGAGKQKANLLGQKGMEAVRNFVAEGGAYLGFCGGAGLALEDGLALCPWGRDFYEGRIEHRISGHIYCDIFADNLIPQDMKKASLPVWWPGRFQEPGKEEIARTPSKGEVRVLARYREMGEDFYSHDLPVCSLPQNTLEDWENVYGVRLKPKLLDGQPAIIAGSYGKGQYILSYSHLETADSKDANQILAHMLKSLLTGTDAGKLTATGTAFEVRGGGLCKNILNTDEFSPRWIQTDFQTTWPLLRELDGQLQKVFQLGENLHLLFRRNDWLYGWDTNVHGSQLNALRIALARSLVLPSTEKREEYIIKQGLTFAENMLLFIHGTENWFLARKLCNSLAENERISPELMESQRKELFGMLMYGGGRCGELIAWLDTFLLLGKQEK; encoded by the coding sequence ATGCTTGCCGTTTTATGGGACGCTTCACCGCTTTGGGGACATCTGGCGCTCAACACCGTCATTCAGACGGGCTTGCCTTATGAAATTGTCACGGCTAAGGAATGCCAAGAAAATATTTTAAAGGAAAAAGCCTTTAACGTTCTTATCGTCCCCGGAGGAGCAGGAAAACAAAAAGCGAATCTGCTCGGGCAAAAAGGCATGGAAGCAGTCCGAAACTTCGTTGCGGAAGGCGGCGCGTATCTCGGTTTCTGCGGCGGCGCCGGACTCGCCCTTGAGGACGGCTTAGCCCTTTGCCCATGGGGACGGGACTTTTACGAAGGCAGGATCGAGCACAGGATTTCCGGGCACATTTACTGCGATATTTTTGCCGACAACCTTATTCCGCAAGACATGAAAAAAGCGAGCCTGCCCGTATGGTGGCCGGGACGTTTTCAAGAACCAGGCAAAGAAGAAATCGCCCGAACTCCCTCAAAAGGCGAAGTCCGGGTACTCGCCCGCTACCGTGAAATGGGAGAAGATTTTTACAGCCATGACCTGCCTGTTTGCTCATTGCCGCAAAATACCCTTGAAGATTGGGAAAATGTTTACGGCGTGCGCTTAAAACCCAAACTTTTGGACGGACAGCCCGCAATTATTGCAGGCAGCTATGGCAAAGGACAATATATTTTAAGTTACAGCCATTTGGAAACGGCGGATTCCAAAGATGCAAACCAAATTCTCGCCCACATGCTCAAATCCCTTCTGACGGGAACGGACGCGGGCAAGCTCACAGCCACCGGAACAGCCTTTGAAGTCAGAGGCGGGGGACTATGCAAAAACATTTTGAATACCGATGAGTTCTCGCCCCGGTGGATACAAACGGATTTTCAAACCACATGGCCGCTTTTGCGGGAACTTGACGGTCAACTGCAAAAAGTCTTTCAGCTCGGCGAAAATCTGCACCTCCTGTTTCGGCGCAATGATTGGCTTTATGGCTGGGACACCAATGTGCACGGCTCGCAGCTCAACGCCCTGCGCATCGCGCTCGCCCGCTCACTTGTCCTGCCTTCCACCGAAAAACGCGAGGAATACATCATAAAGCAAGGGCTGACCTTTGCCGAAAACATGCTCCTTTTCATCCATGGCACGGAAAATTGGTTTTTGGCAAGAAAACTCTGCAACAGCCTTGCGGAGAACGAGCGAATTTCCCCCGAACTTATGGAATCACAGCGCAAAGAGCTTTTCGGAATGCTCATGTACGGCGGAGGACGCTGCGGAGAGCTCATAGCATGGCTTGACACCTTTCTTTTACTCGGAAAACAAGAAAAATAA
- the fmt gene encoding methionyl-tRNA formyltransferase produces MRIVYMGTPFFAAEILKRLHAENKDEIIAVYTQPDKLGGRGKNKLIEPETKILAKELGIPVYQPEKFRNNPEAAAKLKALNPDILVIAAYGMLLPQEVLDIPQFGAYNVHASLLPKYRGAAPVQRCLLNGDTLTGVTIMRMEAGLDTGPALLQQAISIDDTEENHHNSGTLLMDMARSGATLLLEALDLIRNGDITLIRQNGELATHAAKLTKQEAQTDFTKTSLEVHNHVRCFSPNPGATANLVLEGKEPVAVRIEAGYPLERTDFSPTEEQKQALCGEIVGIYEKYIAVKCRDSFYGIRSLRLAGKPSIDAKSFQNGYYRNNPRASFALPTERN; encoded by the coding sequence ATGCGTATCGTCTACATGGGAACACCTTTTTTCGCGGCGGAAATTTTAAAACGCCTGCATGCTGAAAACAAAGATGAAATCATTGCCGTGTACACCCAGCCCGACAAACTCGGAGGCAGGGGAAAAAACAAACTTATCGAGCCTGAGACGAAAATTCTCGCCAAAGAGCTGGGTATTCCCGTTTACCAGCCTGAAAAATTCAGAAATAATCCTGAAGCCGCCGCCAAGCTCAAAGCCTTGAATCCGGATATTTTGGTCATCGCCGCCTACGGCATGCTTTTGCCGCAGGAAGTTTTGGATATTCCCCAATTCGGAGCGTACAATGTCCACGCTTCCTTGCTTCCAAAATACCGCGGGGCCGCCCCGGTACAGCGCTGCCTCTTAAATGGCGATACGCTGACCGGAGTGACCATTATGCGCATGGAAGCAGGGCTCGATACCGGTCCGGCTCTTTTGCAGCAAGCCATTTCCATTGACGATACGGAAGAAAATCATCATAATTCCGGCACCCTGCTTATGGATATGGCCCGTTCCGGAGCGACGCTTCTGCTTGAAGCCCTGGACCTTATCCGAAACGGCGACATAACGCTGATCCGACAAAACGGGGAACTCGCCACCCACGCGGCAAAACTCACAAAACAAGAAGCGCAGACCGATTTTACAAAAACAAGTTTGGAAGTCCATAATCACGTGCGCTGTTTTTCCCCGAATCCGGGAGCGACGGCAAACCTTGTTTTGGAGGGAAAAGAACCTGTCGCCGTGCGCATTGAAGCGGGCTATCCTTTGGAGCGCACGGATTTTTCCCCGACTGAAGAACAAAAGCAAGCCCTCTGCGGCGAAATTGTCGGCATATATGAAAAATACATAGCCGTAAAATGCCGTGACAGTTTTTACGGCATACGCTCTTTGCGTTTGGCGGGCAAACCCAGCATTGACGCAAAATCCTTTCAAAACGGCTATTACCGCAATAATCCCCGCGCTTCTTTTGCCCTGCCGACAGAACGGAATTAA